One genomic segment of Pagrus major chromosome 13, Pma_NU_1.0 includes these proteins:
- the LOC141006534 gene encoding tripartite motif-containing protein 16-like, producing MSQLDREKLSCSICLDLLKDPVTIPCGHSYCMSCIKDCWDTENDKEAHSCPQCRQSFTPRPVLVKSTVLAELVEEVKKVQLQAASPDHSYAGPGDVACDFCTGKKLKAFKSCLVCMVSYCEQHLQPHYSLAPLKKHKLVEATLKLQENICSRHDEVMKIFCRTDQQCICYLCSMDDHKGHDTVSAAAERAERQTELGASQQTIQQRIQDREKDVKVLQRRVEAINLSADKAVEDSEKTFTELIRLIEKRSSEVKQQIRSQQKTEVSRAKDLEEELQQEITELRRKDTELEKLSHTEDHLHFLNNYFSLSRLSEPKDLPSIVIRPLCSFEGVTAAVSEARDKLQAVLSEEWTKISLAVTEVDVLLPQAEPRTRTELLKYSCEITLDPNTAYTRLSLSDRNRKATLMSVDQVYSAHPHRFGERWQVLSREGLTGRCYWEVKWSGTVRIAVAYKNISRTGTRTECVFGNNDKSWSLRCDSRGYKFRHNDIVTSISGPQSSTIGVYLDHSAGTLSYYSVSETITLLHRVQTTFTQPLYPGFWLPGSVGTTAELCELK from the coding sequence atgtCGCAGCTGGATCGAGAGAAACTGAGCTGTTCAATCTGTCTGGATCttctgaaggatccggtgactattccctgtggGCACAGCTACTGCATGAGCTGTATTAAAGACTGCTGGGACACAGAGAATGACAAGGAAgcacacagctgccctcagtgcaggcagagcttcacaccgaggcctgtcctGGTGAAAAGCACCGTGTTAGCAGAGTTagtggaggaagtgaagaaagtACAACTTCAAGCTGCTTCACCTGATCATTCCTATGCTGGACCTGGAGACGTGGCCTGTGACTTCTGCACTGGGAAGAAGCTGAAAGCCTTCAAGTCCTGTCTGGTGTGTATGGTCTCTTACTGTGAgcaacacctccagcctcactaCAGTCTGGCtccattaaagaaacacaagctggttgAAGCCACCTTAAAGCttcaggagaacatctgctctcgccatgacgaggtgatgaagattttctgccgcactgatcagcagtgtatctgttatctctgctccatGGATGATCATAAAGGCCATGAcacagtctctgctgcagcagaaagggCTGAGAGGCAGACGGAGCTCGGGGCGAGTCAGCAAACAATCcaacagagaatccaggacagagagaaagacgtcAAGGTGCTTCAGCGGAGGGTGGAGGCTATCAATCTTTCTGCTGACAAAGCTGTGGAGGACAGCGAGAAGACTTTCACCGAGTTGATCCGTCTCATtgagaagagaagctctgaagttaagcagcagatcagatcacagcagaaaactgaagtgagtcgagctAAAGATcttgaggaggagctgcagcaggagatcactgagctgcgGAGGAAAGAcactgagctggagaagctctcacacacagaagaTCATCTCCATTTCCTGAACAACTACTTCTCACTGTCACGTCTGAGCGAACCTAAAGACTTACCCAGCATTGTTATACGTCCTCTGTGCTCTTTTGAgggtgtgacagcagctgtgtcggAGGCCAGAGATAAACTTCAGGCTGTCCTGAGTGAGGAGTGGACAAAGATCTCACTggcagtgactgaagtggatgttttactgcctcAAGCAGagcccagaaccagaactgaacTTCTCAAGTATTCttgtgaaatcacactggatccaaacacagcataCACACGTTTGTCATTAAGTgacaggaacagaaaagcaacattaatgtCAGTAGACCAGGTATATTCAGCTCACCCACACAGATTTGGTGAAAGGTggcaggtcctgagtagagagggtctgactggacgttgttactgggaggtgaagTGGAGCGGGACAGTTCGTATAGCAGTTGCATACAAGAACATTAGCAGAACAGGGACCCGTACTGAATGTGTATTTGGAAATAATGACAAATCCTGGTCATTAAGATGTGACAGTAGAGGTTATAAATTCAGACATAATGATATTGTTACTTCCATCTCAGGCCCTCAGTCCTCCACAATAGGAGTTTACCTGGATCATAGTGCAGGTACTCTGTCTtactacagcgtctctgaaaccatcactctcctccacagagtccagaccacgttcactcagcctctctatccTGGGTTTTGGCTTCCAGGCAGTGTTGGTACCACAGCAGAGTTGTGTGAGCTCAAGTAG